One window from the genome of Sphaerotilus microaerophilus encodes:
- the hsdR gene encoding EcoAI/FtnUII family type I restriction enzme subunit R produces MNKKTLSERDICTQFITPAVVAAGWDLQRQVREEVTFTQGRVIVRGRLHTRGQARRADYVLYHQANLPLAVIEAKDNSHGPGEGMQQALDYAEALDAPFVFTSNGDGFVFHDRSGTGTQVETHLGLDQFPSPAELWRRYCLWADLTDADVRARAQVPYYDDGSGRAPRYYQVNAINRTVEAVARGQRRVLLVMATGTGKTYTAFQIIWRLWKSRQARRILFLADRNILVDQTRNNDFKPFGAAMTKITGRRIDTSYEIYLSLYQAITDNTGGAEEDKNIYKRFSPEFFDLIVVDECHRGSAAEDSAWRDILAYFGSATQIGLTATPKETKDVSSTHYFGEPVYTYSLRQGIDDGFLAPYKVVRIDFDRDLQGWRPPKGMLDKHGEPIEDRIYNLRDMDRQLVLEMRTLAVAAKITQFLKSSDPYAKTIVFCDDIDHAERMRQALVNLNPERVRENRKYVMRITGDDAEGKAELDNFINPESRYPVIATTSKLMTTGVDAQTCKLIVLDQHIQSMTEFKQIIGRGTRINEDYGKFWFTIMDFKKATELFADPAFDGDSVQIYEPKDDEPPVPPEEIPPDPPFSKGGEDALTGAAADLEPPFEKGGQGGFAADEGQGGRKKYVVGDNVTVHIVAERVQYYGPDGKLITESLRDYTRGCVAKQYASMDAFLRRWNSVEQKKAVIDELAAQGVIWEALQEEVEGKLGQPQGGLDAFDLICHVAFDQPPLTRRERAENVRKRNYFAKYQGAARQVLEALLAKYADSGIEPIEDLKILQLPPFDRIGAPIELVKAFGGKAGYVRAVADLEAQLYDLRQA; encoded by the coding sequence GTGAACAAGAAGACCCTCAGCGAACGCGACATCTGCACCCAGTTCATCACCCCGGCCGTCGTGGCGGCGGGTTGGGACCTGCAGCGGCAGGTGCGCGAGGAGGTGACGTTCACCCAGGGCCGCGTGATCGTGCGCGGCCGGCTACACACGCGTGGCCAGGCCCGGCGGGCCGACTACGTGCTCTACCACCAGGCCAACCTGCCGCTGGCGGTGATCGAGGCCAAGGACAACAGCCACGGCCCGGGCGAGGGCATGCAGCAGGCGCTCGACTACGCCGAGGCTCTGGATGCGCCCTTCGTCTTCACCAGCAACGGCGACGGCTTCGTCTTCCACGACCGCAGCGGTACCGGCACGCAGGTGGAAACCCACCTCGGCCTGGACCAATTTCCCAGCCCCGCCGAACTCTGGCGGCGCTACTGCCTCTGGGCTGACCTGACCGACGCTGACGTGCGCGCCCGGGCGCAGGTGCCCTACTACGACGACGGCAGCGGACGCGCGCCGCGCTACTACCAGGTCAACGCCATCAACCGCACGGTGGAGGCGGTGGCCCGCGGCCAGCGGCGCGTACTGCTGGTGATGGCAACCGGCACGGGCAAGACCTACACCGCCTTCCAGATCATCTGGCGGCTGTGGAAGAGCCGGCAGGCGCGGCGCATCCTCTTCCTGGCCGACCGCAACATCCTGGTCGACCAGACCCGCAACAACGACTTCAAGCCCTTCGGCGCGGCGATGACCAAGATCACCGGCCGCAGGATCGATACCAGCTACGAGATCTACCTCAGCCTGTACCAGGCGATCACGGACAACACCGGGGGCGCCGAGGAGGACAAGAACATCTACAAGCGGTTCTCGCCGGAGTTCTTCGACCTCATCGTGGTGGACGAATGCCACCGCGGCAGCGCCGCCGAGGACTCGGCCTGGCGCGACATCCTGGCCTACTTCGGCAGCGCCACCCAGATCGGCCTGACCGCCACGCCGAAGGAAACCAAGGACGTCTCCAGCACCCACTACTTCGGCGAGCCGGTCTACACCTACAGCCTGCGCCAGGGCATCGACGACGGCTTCCTCGCCCCCTACAAGGTGGTGCGCATCGACTTCGACCGCGACCTGCAGGGCTGGCGCCCGCCCAAGGGCATGCTCGACAAACATGGCGAGCCCATCGAGGACCGCATCTACAACCTGCGCGACATGGACCGCCAGCTGGTGCTGGAGATGCGCACACTGGCCGTGGCCGCCAAGATCACGCAGTTCCTGAAGTCGTCGGACCCCTACGCCAAGACCATCGTCTTCTGCGACGACATCGACCATGCCGAGCGCATGCGCCAGGCGCTGGTGAACCTCAACCCCGAGCGGGTGCGCGAGAACCGCAAGTACGTCATGCGCATCACCGGTGACGATGCCGAGGGCAAGGCCGAACTGGACAACTTCATCAACCCCGAGAGCCGCTACCCCGTCATCGCCACCACCAGCAAGCTGATGACCACCGGGGTCGATGCGCAGACCTGCAAGCTGATCGTCCTGGACCAGCACATCCAGTCGATGACCGAGTTCAAGCAGATCATTGGCCGCGGCACCCGCATCAACGAGGACTACGGCAAGTTCTGGTTCACGATCATGGACTTCAAGAAGGCCACCGAGCTGTTTGCGGACCCGGCCTTCGACGGGGATTCGGTGCAGATCTATGAGCCCAAGGACGACGAGCCGCCCGTCCCGCCGGAGGAAATCCCCCCCGACCCCCCTTTTTCAAAGGGGGGAGAAGATGCCCTCACAGGCGCTGCCGCTGACCTGGAACCCCCCTTTGAAAAAGGGGGGCAGGGGGGATTTGCAGCGGACGAAGGGCAAGGCGGCCGCAAGAAGTACGTCGTCGGCGACAACGTCACCGTCCACATCGTGGCCGAGCGGGTGCAGTACTACGGCCCGGACGGCAAGCTCATCACCGAGAGCCTGCGCGACTACACCCGCGGCTGCGTGGCCAAGCAGTACGCCAGCATGGACGCCTTCCTGCGCCGCTGGAACAGCGTCGAGCAGAAGAAGGCGGTCATCGACGAACTGGCCGCCCAGGGCGTGATCTGGGAGGCGCTGCAGGAGGAAGTCGAGGGCAAGCTCGGCCAGCCGCAGGGCGGGCTCGATGCCTTCGACCTGATCTGCCACGTCGCCTTCGACCAGCCGCCGCTGACGCGCCGCGAGCGGGCCGAGAACGTGCGCAAGCGCAACTACTTCGCCAAGTACCAGGGCGCGGCGCGGCAGGTGCTGGAGGCGCTGCTGGCCAAGTACGCGGACAGCGGCATCGAGCCGATCGAGGACCTGAAAATCCTGCAACTGCCCCCCTTCGACCGCATCGGCGCGCCGATCGAGCTGGTGAAGGCCTTCGGCGGCAAGGCCGGCTATGTCCGGGCCGTGGCCGATCTGGAAGCCCAGCTCTACGACCTGCGCCAGGCTTGA
- a CDS encoding type I restriction-modification system subunit M: MSLSASIKSIQDTMRKDVGVDGDAQRIGQLVWMLFLKIFDDREQEWELLDDGYRSPLPETYRWRNWAADPEGMTGEELMSFVDNELFPALQSLTDPVRGHTPTPVAFVIRSVFEDAYNYMKSGQLLRQVLNKIQAAVDFNRAQERHAFGDMYEQLLRDLQNAGNAGEFYTPRPVTEFMVRMVDPQLDEKVMDPACGTGGFLTCTIEHKRGRYVKTPQDEQVLQASLYGVEKKPLPHLLATTNMILHGIEVPSQIRHDNTLARPLISWGPKDRVACIVANPPFGGMEEDGIETNFPAAFRTRETADLFLVLIMHLLKDGGRAAVVLPDGFLFGEGIKSRIKEKLLTECDLHTVVRLPNGVFNPYTGIKTNLLFFTKGRPTTDVWFYEHPYPVGVKNYSKTRPMRIEEFAAEEAWWSDRQETPMAWKVSLDEIRARNWNLDCKNPHVGEQESHDPDELLAQYRQMQAEIAALQEQLKAALSGALDGH; encoded by the coding sequence ATGTCCCTCTCCGCCTCCATCAAATCCATCCAGGACACCATGCGCAAGGACGTGGGCGTCGACGGTGACGCCCAGCGCATCGGCCAGCTGGTCTGGATGCTGTTCCTGAAGATCTTCGACGACCGCGAGCAGGAATGGGAGCTGCTCGACGACGGCTACCGCAGCCCGCTGCCCGAGACCTACCGCTGGCGCAACTGGGCGGCCGACCCGGAGGGCATGACGGGCGAGGAGCTGATGAGCTTCGTCGACAACGAGCTCTTCCCGGCGCTGCAGAGCCTGACCGATCCGGTCCGTGGGCACACGCCCACGCCGGTGGCCTTCGTCATCCGCAGCGTGTTCGAGGACGCCTACAACTACATGAAGAGCGGGCAGCTGCTGCGCCAGGTGCTCAACAAGATCCAGGCGGCGGTGGACTTCAACCGGGCGCAGGAGCGCCACGCTTTCGGCGACATGTACGAGCAGCTGCTGCGCGACCTGCAGAACGCCGGCAACGCGGGCGAGTTCTACACGCCGCGGCCGGTCACCGAGTTCATGGTGCGCATGGTCGACCCGCAGCTGGACGAGAAGGTGATGGACCCGGCCTGCGGCACCGGCGGCTTCCTGACCTGCACCATCGAGCACAAGCGCGGCCGCTACGTGAAGACGCCGCAGGACGAGCAGGTGCTGCAGGCCAGCCTCTACGGCGTGGAGAAGAAGCCGCTGCCGCACCTGCTGGCCACCACCAACATGATCCTGCACGGCATCGAGGTGCCCAGCCAGATCCGACACGACAACACGCTGGCGCGGCCGCTGATCAGCTGGGGACCGAAAGACCGGGTGGCCTGCATCGTCGCCAACCCTCCCTTCGGCGGCATGGAGGAGGATGGCATCGAGACCAACTTCCCCGCCGCCTTCCGCACGCGGGAAACGGCCGATCTCTTCCTGGTGCTGATCATGCATCTGCTCAAGGACGGCGGCCGCGCAGCGGTGGTGCTGCCTGACGGCTTTCTGTTCGGCGAGGGCATCAAGAGCCGCATCAAGGAAAAGCTGCTGACCGAGTGCGATCTGCACACCGTGGTGCGCCTGCCCAACGGCGTGTTCAACCCCTACACCGGCATCAAGACCAACCTGCTGTTCTTCACCAAGGGCCGGCCGACCACCGACGTGTGGTTCTACGAGCACCCCTACCCGGTGGGGGTGAAGAACTACAGCAAGACGCGGCCGATGCGCATCGAGGAGTTCGCTGCCGAGGAAGCGTGGTGGAGCGACCGGCAGGAAACGCCGATGGCCTGGAAAGTCAGTCTCGACGAGATCCGCGCCCGCAACTGGAACCTCGACTGCAAGAACCCGCACGTCGGCGAGCAGGAAAGCCACGACCCTGACGAACTGCTCGCACAGTACCGGCAGATGCAGGCGGAGATCGCGGCGCTGCAAGAGCAGTTGAAGGCGGCGCTGTCCGGGGCGTTGGACGGGCACTGA
- a CDS encoding endonuclease domain-containing protein: MLPYRPALKPLARQLRRDMTDAERHLWSRLRGKQVDGLPFYRQKPLGGYIADFYCAAARLVIEVDGSQHGEADARAYDQVRTQVLEGMGLRVLRFNNRQVMMETEAVMAVILEAVMARLGRGPAGEAEEIPPNPPFSKGGEKA, encoded by the coding sequence GTGCTGCCGTATCGCCCCGCGCTGAAGCCCCTGGCCCGGCAGCTGCGGCGGGACATGACCGACGCCGAACGCCACCTGTGGTCACGCCTGCGCGGTAAGCAGGTTGACGGGCTGCCGTTCTATCGGCAAAAGCCGCTGGGTGGGTACATCGCCGACTTCTATTGCGCGGCGGCACGTCTGGTGATCGAAGTCGACGGGTCTCAGCACGGCGAAGCGGATGCACGCGCGTACGACCAGGTGCGCACGCAGGTTTTGGAAGGCATGGGGCTGCGGGTGCTGAGATTCAACAATCGACAGGTGATGATGGAAACCGAGGCCGTGATGGCTGTGATACTCGAGGCGGTGATGGCGAGATTGGGAAGGGGTCCTGCGGGTGAGGCCGAGGAAATCCCCCCCAACCCCCCTTTTTCAAAGGGGGGAGAGAAGGCATGA